Part of the Nycticebus coucang isolate mNycCou1 chromosome 22, mNycCou1.pri, whole genome shotgun sequence genome, TACTATGATTATAAAAGGAAACAGACTATCTTCTCTCCTCATTCCTTGTGGGTGCATTCAAACGTTTCCCTTCCCCAAATCTCTGGGAGAGGGACCTCTAAGAATTAGCTCATGAAGTTTCGGAGTATCCTCAGGAAGATGAGTCTGACTCTTTATTTCCCAGTTGTATCTTAGCTGACCCATAAGGTGTGTTGATCTGCCTCAGTGCTGCTATGGCAGGGGTTGGGGTGAGATGGAAAAATCACTGACAGCATAGCTGAAGACCTTAAAGCCCAGGGTAAAGAAGCCAGCTAAGACTGGGAGCTGCAGGCTTCCTGGAATCCCTCCAAAGGGATGTGCCGTGCTGCCAACAGGAGACCTGCAGAAAAATTAAGTGATGTTCCAAGGGATGATTAATGTCTAAAAGAATAGTGTGGGCCTCACTGTTAGCTGTGACTGTACAGGAAATGAGGTGGATTAGTGATGGCAAGGCTAAAATTCAGCCACTATAGTAATTATTAAAAGATtgatggctgggcatggtagctcatgcctataatcctagcactctgggaggtccaggcgggtgaattgcctgagctcaggagttcaagaccagctcaagcaagagcgagactccatctcttaaaaaatagccaggcatggtgatgagcgcctatagtcccagctacttgggaggctgaggcaagagaatggcttcagcctAAGAATTTGTGCTTGCTGTGAGTTaagaggccatggcactctactaagggtgacaatgtgagactctatctcaaaaaagaaaaaaaaaactggtggcgcttgtggctcagtgagtagggtgctggccccatatactgagggtggcgggttcaaacccagccccagctgaactgcaaccaaaaaatagctgggcgttgtggcggatgcctatagtcccagctgctcgggaggctgagacaggagaatcgcggaagcccaagagttagaggttgctgtgagccgtgtgatgtcatggcactctaccgagggcggtaaagtgagactctgtctctacaaaaaagaaaaaaaacgatTGAAACATTTCCAAATCAGTTGGTAAATAGCCACTTCCCCAAGTGCCTCCTGCCACCGCAGCCACCCTGCCACCACCCACAGGAATCCCAGGACATTTGAATTTTCTAGTGGGTGCCTTCTGCCCCCTACTTCTGGCCTGCTCCAGCAGAGAGATTTCAGGACCCTGCTCAGGGAGTGGCTGGTGACTTCTGATGGGTTGTGTCTgtgccagtgattttcaactggtatgcggtaagaggatcttaagtgtgccacaaaaatattaaaggtcattaattgaattattttctaaatgaattcaaagcacggtaagtgtattcttttattcactctttttttttttttcatcaacataacagaagtttaactataggttcaagtgtgccatgagataaaaaggttgaaaaactctggTCTGTGCCATTTTGGTGATTAAGTATTTGGAATATCACCTCTGCTCTTGGACGCTGTGGAAGTTACTGTAGCCATTATGACCCACAGGAAGCAACCTGCCCAATTCACCAAGGGCAGTCACATGagaaacctttttttcttttctccctccttcctaaaCCATAACAGAGAAGCAAATTGCAAAGATGGGGTTAGATATGTAATAACCGCCTCTCTGTCCCCAGCCACCAGATCCTTAAGTTGGCCCAAAACTGAGAAAGAGCTTTGGCTCAAATATGAAACTGAAATTCTAACTAATTTTGATGGCATTTCAGTAgctgaaaatgattaaaaatttcagggccagacactgtggcccacacctgtaatcccaacacttttgagaggcttgagcccaggattttgagatcaacctggacaacatagtgagagcctatgtttgaaaaaaaattagctgtgtgtggcagcatgtgcctgtatttccagctacttgagaggctgaggcaggaggatcatttgagccagaagtttgagactgcagtgagctggaATTCTACTACAGTACTTGAGCCTGGGTAAtgtagcaagatcccatctcttaaaaaaatggaAGACTCAGTGTTGCTCTGAAAGGCTGAAGTAGAGATTGGACATGTCTTCCAGTGGTTTGCAAATGTGTGGAGATTGCAAAAGAATCTCTCATGGTTTTTAAATCTCATCCATCAGAGTGCTTGAGGCTGGAGATTGTGGTGTCTGTAGGTTAGAAGTTTGAGTCTGGAGCTTCAGCCAGGATGATCGAGGTTGTTTGCAACGACCATCTGGGGAAGAAGGTCCACGTGAAATGCAACACCGATGACACCACTGGGAACCTTAAGAAGCTGATTGCAGCTCAAACTGGCGCCTGTTGGAACAGGATTGTCCTTATGAAGCGATACATGATTTTTAAGGACCACGTTTCTCTAGGGGACTATGAAATCCATGATGGAATGAACTTGGAGCTTTATTACCAATAGAGCAGACTTCGTTTCCCCTGCTCTACTGTTCTTTCCTCCCACACTGGTATGGaggcttgtttttaaaaactcacattaGAAAGGAGTCGCCGACGGCCAGGAGGGAATATGCCCAAGTTTTATTGTGACTACTAGGATACACATCTCACCCATGACTCTCCATCTGTGAGAAAGACACACTGCAGGGGGAGGAAGCACAGAGAGAATGTGAGGGAACTACCAGAAATGGATGGAAAAGCAGGCCCAGAGCCTAACTGACAAAACAACAGCTGCATTTCAACAAGGAAAAGTACCTCCattctctgctcctcctcctgcagggGAAATGATTCCACCTCCCCCCAGTCTTCCAGGTCCTCCTCATCTTGGTATGATGCCAGCACCCCACATGTGGGGCCCTCCCATGATGCCGATGATGGGTCCTCTCCTCCTGGGATGATGCCAGAGGGACCTGCTCCTGGAATGAGGCCACCCATGGGAGGTCACATGCCAATGATGCCTGGGCCCCCAGTGATGAGACCTCCTGCTGGTCCCATGTTGGTGCCCACTGGTCCTGGAAGGATTGGACAAGACAGATAAGGGTAGAGGGGAGTTTTGTTTATATCAGTTTCATATTACTTGTTATATTTTACCAGGAGATCATGGTGCTGTGACTCTGGGTATTTCCTTAATAGcatatttttggctggggctgggtttaaacccgccacctccactatacggggctagcaccctactcctttgagccacaggtgatgcccatggctgatttcttttaatattcttttcttctgatagtaagaatgattttattttcttggagaaaCAAAGTTTCATGTGAATCTTCCATGTTGGAAAGCTTTTTTGATTTAAGACTTTTGGGGGATTATAGTATACTATTTGTTAAGTTTTGGGAGAAGCttctaaaaaaaatgctttcagtaGCAAGAGGGCATTGCCTAAAAATGGAATGGCATTGATGGCACGATAAGCATTTAGGGTAgtgttttatttgcatatttgtaaGTACTTATCCATTATGGAAACATATACTTGATGAAaactgtgtgtgtatctgtggaagccactttttccttttaagttttcttatacaatatttatttttacctcgttatatttttatgttgcattcagcgtaaatcaaaataaaacaaaaatctgtttAATTGACTCAGAAAAGGgccatgtgaaaagaaaaatattgggtAAAATTTTACCAATAGAGAATTAGGATTTAGAGGAATGGATTTGAGTTATAGTCCCATGAAAACTCTTTTGTAATTCAG contains:
- the LOC128574495 gene encoding ubiquitin-like protein 5 translates to MIEVVCNDHLGKKVHVKCNTDDTTGNLKKLIAAQTGACWNRIVLMKRYMIFKDHVSLGDYEIHDGMNLELYYQ